The genome window CCCCACAACTTCGACCATTCATCTGATTTTCATAACACAACGTAATCTAATATTaatcaacataaacaaacaaactttcaATTAAATAATCACTTCAGTTATTCAAATTATAGTGACAAAACTAACTTTTAACATGaacaaaaaaactaagattTGTTTATAGTACTAAAGTAAACTAATTACTTCTCACCTGGATGAGTGGTCTTGCTTGTTAACAATGCAAGATCTCTATCAAAGCTCCCAATACGGTATCGAAAATATTGGGTTTCCCTAATTACCTTTTCTTGATCACCATCATATTTTGTCCCAATGTAGTCCAAAATAGCCATATTTACTGCTGGTTTCCGACAAAAATTCTCCTCATCATATTGAAAAGCGGGATTTAACCAATATGCAGCAGCATGAAAATCTTTACGCAAATGCTTGTCCCAACGGTTTTTTATAATTGAGGTGTATGGCTTGTACAAGTGCTTCTTCATTCGGAAGATCTTCTTGATTCCCAACCGTGCTCTATGCATGCCCTCATACACATATCCTATTGCAGGCCTTTGATCAGAATCAACAATCCGTAACAAACGAATGAGTGGCGATGAAATCTTGACAAGAACATTAATATCATCCCAAAAAGAATTATCTAATATGATAGAAACTACTTCTTTTGTCTTTGACTCTCTTGCCAATCTATTGTCCACAAAGAACTTGCTAGTCACTAAGGCTTGCAAGTCATGCTTATGCACATGAAAGCTTTCAAATGAAAGGAAAGTAGTAGCAAATCTTGTTGCTCCTGCACGTACAATATCTGTCCAACCAGGTCTCTTCCTCAACCAAGCAATCAAAGCTAcatgattataaataaaaactgtaACTTTGGTTGCACGATTTTTTAGTCTCTCCACATGAGACATCTCCCCCATATCCTGCAACACAAGATTCAGGCAATGTGCTGCACAAGGAGACCAActaatagttttatacttttcaCACAACAATTTACCAGCAGATACATAGTTGGAAGCATTATCAGTAACCAAGTGAACTATGTTTTTTGGACCAACCCATGTAACTActtcatcaaacaatttaaacaAGTTTCTGGTATTCTTCACAATATCTGAGGCATCAACTGATTTTACAAATACCATTCCCCTAGGACAATAAACAAGAAAATTAATCAATGACCTATGTCTAGTATCTGTCCAACCATCAGCCATAAGTGTACATCCAACTTCTGCCCAATGCCTACGTTGTGACTCAACCAACAACTGAACTTCTTTCTTATTATCCCTCAACAAAAGGACCCGTATAGCATGATAAGATGGACCTTTGTAACTAGGACCAGCAGCAGCTATGGCATCAATCATCATTTGGTAGTACACTGAATTCACTACATTAAAAGGAATGCAATTGCCATACAGAAATCTTGCAATAGCCATATCAGCTTGCCTCACCCTTTCCTTGCTTTGGAATACACTTTTAAGACCAGGTTGAGCTCCTGAAGTAGTTCTTGGAGCAAAGTAATTATCAATTAGCTTTGTACCCTTTCTTTTACCTAAAACAGGTTTTTTAGGCAACCCACTACTAAATACTTCTTGaacatcatcatcttcttgcaAATCATTATTTGTAGAAGGCACACTAAACATTTCTTCTTGACGTTGTTTCTCAGCTTTTTTCTTCAACTCAAACTCCTTCACATATTCCAACATTTGGTATCTCACATCATGAGAAACCTTTTTACACGATCCAATATCACCTTTTATCCCCG of Quercus lobata isolate SW786 chromosome 8, ValleyOak3.0 Primary Assembly, whole genome shotgun sequence contains these proteins:
- the LOC115957003 gene encoding uncharacterized protein LOC115957003, whose product is METETGSTPSHEVDSNVVESCSRVREKVDPAWEHFSLGSDEKGRNTFTCVYCRQTYKGGGINRMKKHLAGIKGDIGSCKKVSHDVRYQMLEYVKEFELKKKAEKQRQEEMFSVPSTNNDLQEDDDVQEVFSSGLPKKPVLGKRKGTKLIDNYFAPRTTSGAQPGLKSVFQSKERVRQADMAIARFLYGNCIPFNVVNSVYYQMMIDAIAAAGPSYKGPSYHAIRVLLLRDNKKEVQLLVESQRRHWAEVGCTLMADGWTDTRHRSLINFLVYCPRGMVFVKSVDASDIVKNTRNLFKLFDEVVTWVGPKNIVHLVTDNASNYVSAGKLLCEKYKTISWSPCAAHCLNLVLQDMGEMSHVERLKNRATKVTVFIYNHVALIAWLRKRPGWTDIVRAGATRFATTFLSFESFHVHKHDLQALVTSKFFVDNRLARESKTKEVVSIILDNSFWDDINVLVKISSPLIRLLRIVDSDQRPAIGYVYEGMHRARLGIKKIFRMKKHLYKPYTSIIKNRWDKHLRKDFHAAAYWLNPAFQYDEENFCRKPAVNMAILDYIGTKYDGDQEKVIRETQYFRYRIGSFDRDLALLTSKTTHPGEK